The following are encoded together in the Mycolicibacterium arabiense genome:
- the ramB gene encoding acetate metabolism transcriptional regulator RamB, giving the protein MAKTFVGSRVRQLRSERGFSQAALAQMLEISPSYLNQIEHDVRPLTVSVLLRITEVFGVDATFFASQDDTRLVAELREVSLDVDLGIEVDQSELADIVNSHPTLARAMVNLHQRYRLTATQLAAATEDRFSDGSGTGSITMPHEEVRDFFYQRQNYLDELDTAAEDLTIRMRMHRAELARELSDRLRAVHDVRIVRRNDLGDTVLHRFDPETKTLEIGAHLSSGQVVFKLAAELAYLEFGHLIDARVAEGNFTSDESRTLARLGLANYFAAATVLPYRQFHDVAENFRYDVERLSAFYSVSYETIAHRLSTLQRPSMRGVPLSFVRVDRAGNMSKRQSATGFHFSSAGGTCPLWNVYETFANPGKILVQIAQMPDGRHYMWVARTVERRAARYGQPGKTFAIGLGCELRHAHRLIYSEGLDLSSEVGTPIGAGCRVCERDNCPQRAFPALGRALDLDEHRSTVSPYLVKHP; this is encoded by the coding sequence GTGGCCAAGACCTTCGTCGGATCACGGGTGCGTCAGCTCCGCAGCGAGCGCGGGTTCAGCCAAGCCGCGCTGGCGCAGATGCTCGAGATCTCGCCGAGCTACCTCAACCAGATCGAGCACGACGTCCGTCCCCTGACCGTCTCGGTATTGCTGCGCATCACCGAGGTGTTCGGCGTCGACGCCACGTTCTTCGCGTCGCAGGACGACACCCGACTGGTTGCCGAACTGCGCGAGGTGTCCCTCGACGTCGACCTCGGCATCGAGGTGGACCAGTCCGAACTGGCCGACATCGTGAACTCCCACCCGACGCTGGCCCGCGCGATGGTCAACCTGCACCAGCGCTACCGCCTGACCGCCACGCAGCTGGCGGCCGCCACCGAGGACCGGTTCTCCGACGGCAGCGGCACCGGGTCGATCACCATGCCGCACGAAGAGGTGCGCGACTTCTTCTACCAACGACAGAACTATCTCGACGAACTCGACACGGCCGCCGAGGATCTGACGATCCGCATGCGGATGCACCGCGCCGAGCTGGCCCGCGAACTGTCCGACCGGCTGCGTGCCGTGCACGACGTCCGCATCGTGCGGCGCAACGATCTCGGGGACACCGTGCTGCACCGCTTCGACCCCGAGACCAAGACGCTGGAGATCGGCGCGCACCTCTCCTCGGGTCAGGTGGTGTTCAAGCTCGCCGCCGAGCTGGCCTACCTCGAGTTCGGCCACCTGATCGACGCGCGCGTCGCCGAGGGCAACTTCACCAGCGACGAATCGCGCACGCTGGCACGGCTCGGCCTGGCCAACTACTTCGCCGCGGCAACGGTGCTGCCCTACCGCCAGTTCCACGACGTCGCCGAGAACTTTCGCTACGACGTCGAGCGGCTCTCGGCGTTCTACTCGGTCAGCTACGAGACCATCGCGCATCGGCTGTCCACGCTGCAGCGCCCCTCCATGCGTGGCGTCCCGCTGTCGTTCGTCCGTGTGGACCGGGCGGGCAACATGTCGAAACGGCAGTCGGCCACGGGTTTTCACTTCTCGTCGGCCGGTGGCACCTGCCCGCTGTGGAACGTGTACGAGACGTTCGCCAACCCGGGCAAGATCCTGGTGCAGATCGCCCAGATGCCGGACGGCAGGCACTACATGTGGGTGGCCCGCACCGTCGAGCGCCGCGCAGCGCGGTACGGCCAGCCCGGCAAGACGTTCGCCATCGGCCTGGGTTGCGAGCTGCGGCACGCGCACCGGCTGATCTACTCCGAGGGGCTCGACCTCTCCAGCGAGGTCGGGACGCCGATCGGCGCCGGCTGCCGGGTGTGCGAACGGGACAACTGCCCGCAACGCGCCTTCCCCGCCCTCGGCCGCGCGCTGGACCTCGACGAGCACCGCAGCACCGTCTCGCCGTACCTGGTCAAGCATCCCTAG
- a CDS encoding carboxymuconolactone decarboxylase family protein produces MSAPDRTPEAAPARVQPGGFRELGPLNWVIAKLGARAIRAPRFALFNVLGQHHLLFLLWLPYSGALLGMGKLPKQEAELVILRVGHLRNCEYELQQHRRLARSRGVDTEMQARIFEGPDAEGLTDRQRVLITATDEFVITRSMSTETWTALSSYLSKKQLIEFCMLAANYDGLAATMATLRIPLDFPD; encoded by the coding sequence GTGAGCGCACCCGATCGGACCCCCGAAGCCGCCCCCGCCCGCGTCCAACCCGGAGGGTTCCGCGAACTCGGCCCCCTCAACTGGGTGATCGCCAAGCTCGGCGCCAGGGCGATCCGCGCGCCGCGTTTCGCGCTGTTCAACGTCCTCGGGCAGCACCACCTGCTGTTCCTGCTGTGGCTGCCCTACTCCGGCGCGCTGCTCGGCATGGGCAAGCTGCCCAAGCAGGAGGCCGAACTGGTGATCCTGCGCGTCGGGCACCTGCGCAACTGCGAGTACGAACTGCAGCAGCACCGCAGGCTGGCCCGCAGCCGCGGGGTGGACACCGAGATGCAGGCACGCATCTTCGAGGGACCGGACGCCGAAGGGCTGACCGACCGACAACGCGTGCTCATCACCGCGACCGACGAGTTCGTGATCACCCGCTCCATGTCCACGGAGACGTGGACCGCGCTGTCGAGCTACCTGAGCAAGAAGCAGCTCATCGAATTCTGCATGCTGGCAGCCAATTACGACGGGCTGGCCGCGACGATGGCGACGCTGCGCATCCCGCTGGACTTCCCGGACTAG
- the lpdA gene encoding dihydrolipoyl dehydrogenase — MTHYDVVVLGAGPGGYVAAIRAAQLGLNTAIVEPKYWGGVCLNVGCIPSKALLRNAELAHIFTKEAKQFGISGEATFDYGAAFDRSRKVAEGRVAGVHFLMKKNKITEVHGYGKFTDDKTIEVDLNDGGTETLTFDNAIISTGAHTKLVPGTSMSKNVITYEEQIMERDLPGSIVIAGAGAIGMEFGYVMKNYGVDVTIVEFLPRALPNEDAEVSKEIEKAFKKLGVKILTGTKVESITDDGDKVTVKISKDGKTDELKPDKVMQAIGFVPNVDGYDLKKAGVELNDRGGIAIDDYMRTNKPHIYAIGDVTGKLQLAHVAEAMGVVAAETIAGAETLPLGDYRMMPRATFCQPQVASFGLTEQQARDEGYDVKVAKFPLTANGKAHGLGEPGGFVKVIADAKYGELLGGHLIGHDVSELLPELTLAQKWDLTVNELARNVHTHPTLSEALQECFHGLAGHMINF; from the coding sequence GTGACTCACTATGACGTCGTCGTACTCGGAGCTGGCCCCGGCGGATACGTCGCGGCCATTCGCGCCGCCCAGCTCGGGCTGAACACCGCCATCGTCGAACCCAAGTACTGGGGCGGCGTCTGCCTCAACGTGGGTTGCATCCCCAGCAAGGCGCTGCTCCGCAACGCCGAACTGGCGCACATCTTCACCAAGGAGGCCAAGCAGTTCGGCATCAGCGGTGAGGCGACGTTCGACTACGGCGCCGCCTTCGACCGCAGCCGCAAGGTCGCCGAGGGCCGCGTCGCGGGCGTCCACTTCCTGATGAAGAAGAACAAGATCACCGAGGTGCACGGCTACGGCAAGTTCACCGACGACAAGACCATCGAGGTCGACCTCAACGACGGCGGCACCGAGACGCTGACGTTCGACAACGCCATCATCTCGACCGGCGCCCACACCAAGCTGGTGCCCGGCACGTCGATGAGCAAGAACGTCATCACCTACGAAGAGCAGATCATGGAGCGCGACCTCCCCGGGTCGATCGTGATCGCCGGTGCCGGCGCGATCGGCATGGAGTTCGGCTACGTCATGAAGAACTACGGCGTCGACGTCACCATCGTCGAGTTCCTGCCGCGCGCGCTGCCCAACGAGGACGCCGAGGTCTCCAAGGAGATCGAGAAGGCCTTCAAGAAGCTGGGCGTGAAGATCCTCACCGGCACCAAGGTCGAGTCCATCACCGACGACGGTGACAAGGTCACCGTGAAGATCAGCAAGGACGGCAAGACCGACGAACTCAAGCCCGACAAGGTCATGCAGGCCATCGGCTTCGTTCCGAACGTCGACGGCTACGACCTGAAGAAGGCGGGCGTCGAGCTGAATGACCGCGGCGGGATCGCCATCGACGACTACATGCGCACCAACAAACCGCACATCTACGCCATCGGCGACGTCACCGGCAAGCTGCAGCTGGCCCACGTGGCGGAGGCGATGGGCGTCGTCGCAGCCGAGACCATCGCCGGTGCCGAGACGCTGCCGCTTGGCGACTACCGGATGATGCCGCGCGCCACGTTCTGCCAGCCGCAGGTCGCCAGCTTCGGCCTCACCGAGCAGCAGGCGCGCGACGAGGGCTACGACGTCAAGGTCGCGAAGTTCCCGCTCACCGCCAACGGCAAGGCGCACGGCCTCGGCGAGCCGGGCGGCTTCGTCAAGGTCATCGCCGACGCGAAGTACGGCGAGCTGCTCGGCGGACACCTGATCGGGCACGACGTGTCCGAGCTGCTGCCCGAACTGACGCTGGCACAGAAGTGGGACCTCACGGTCAACGAGCTGGCCCGCAACGTGCACACCCACCCGACGCTGTCGGAGGCGTTGCAGGAGTGCTTCCACGGCCTGGCCGGCCACATGATCAACTTCTGA
- a CDS encoding putative holin, protein MIPLPRAWWLTSAMLIGVAVGFMAGIAATMVVTAPVRPDVVIGLVVAVPSTIGLLLVLCSGRRWITTFGVFVLSVAPGWLGVLVAMQAVSLG, encoded by the coding sequence GTGATTCCGCTTCCGCGGGCGTGGTGGCTGACCAGTGCGATGCTCATCGGCGTCGCGGTCGGATTCATGGCCGGGATCGCGGCAACCATGGTCGTCACGGCACCCGTGCGGCCGGACGTCGTCATCGGCCTCGTCGTGGCCGTCCCCAGCACGATCGGCCTCCTGCTGGTGCTGTGCTCCGGCCGACGCTGGATCACCACGTTCGGCGTGTTCGTCCTGTCCGTCGCGCCGGGGTGGTTGGGCGTCCTCGTCGCGATGCAGGCGGTGTCCCTTGGCTGA
- a CDS encoding DUF779 domain-containing protein: MGVPSRALITEAAADLLRRLHDRHGALMFHQSGGCCDGSSPMCYPDGDFIVGDRDVLLAILDVGDGDGVPVWISGSQFETWKHTQLVIDVVPGRGGGFSVESPEGMRFLSRGRAFTEEENAQLSQDPPITGARFEAGARPPRGGSHVVAEAADACAIPAGRAAQVQG; the protein is encoded by the coding sequence ATGGGCGTCCCCAGCCGAGCATTGATCACCGAGGCCGCCGCCGACCTGCTCCGTCGGCTGCATGACCGTCACGGGGCGCTGATGTTCCACCAGTCCGGCGGCTGCTGCGACGGTTCGTCGCCGATGTGCTACCCCGACGGCGACTTCATCGTCGGTGACCGCGACGTGCTGCTGGCGATCCTCGACGTCGGCGATGGCGACGGCGTTCCGGTGTGGATCTCCGGGTCGCAGTTCGAGACGTGGAAGCACACCCAACTCGTCATTGACGTCGTGCCCGGTCGCGGCGGCGGGTTCAGCGTCGAGTCGCCCGAGGGCATGCGGTTCCTGTCGCGCGGGCGTGCATTCACCGAAGAGGAGAACGCCCAACTCTCGCAAGACCCGCCCATCACCGGCGCACGGTTCGAGGCAGGCGCACGGCCACCGCGGGGCGGGTCGCACGTGGTGGCCGAGGCCGCCGACGCATGCGCGATACCCGCGGGGCGCGCCGCCCAGGTTCAGGGCTAG
- a CDS encoding prolyl oligopeptidase family serine peptidase — translation MESRAADDPYLWLEDVTGDEALAWVTAHNEPTLADLCDDRFDRMRAEALEVLDTDARIPYVRRRGEHLYNFWRDATNPRGLWRRTTLESYRTDVPDWDVVIDVDALAEADGENWVWAGADVIEPDLTLALVNLSRGGSDATVVREFDMRTRTFVEGGFELPEAKTDIGWEGPDAVIVGTDFGPGSLTDSGYPRVTKRWRRGEPLSAAETLFEGEVTDVSVGAGYDPTPGFERLLVSRSFDFFNRKRYELRGGELLEIEVPTDAGTSIHREWLLIRPRNDWTVGGTTYAAGTLLATEYEQFLSGTVDLAVVFEPDEHTSLESYAWTRDRLILVTLADVASRIEVVTPGTWQREPVSGVPPNTNTVVVDADEYGDEILLDSSGFDTPSRLLWGRAGGELTEIKSAPAFFDASDIEVRQHFVASADGTMIPYFVVGHRDADGPGKTLLGGYGGFENSNTPGYAGVLGRLWLSRGGTYVLANIRGGGEYGPRWHTQAMREGRHLVHEDFAAVAADLVARGITTVDQLAAQGGSNGGLLMGIMLTKYPELFGALVCSVPLLDMKRYHLLLAGASWMAEYGDPDDPDDWAFISEYSPYQNISAERTYPPLLMTTSTRDDRVHPGHARKMTAALEAAGHRVRYYENVEGGHAGAADNAQTAFRSALIYEFLHRTLDPTV, via the coding sequence GTGGAATCACGCGCAGCAGACGACCCCTACCTCTGGCTCGAAGACGTCACCGGCGACGAGGCGCTGGCGTGGGTCACCGCGCACAACGAGCCGACGCTGGCCGACCTCTGCGACGACCGGTTCGACCGGATGCGCGCCGAGGCGCTCGAGGTGCTCGACACCGATGCGCGCATTCCGTACGTGCGGCGGCGCGGGGAGCACCTGTACAACTTCTGGCGCGACGCGACCAACCCGCGTGGCCTGTGGCGGCGCACGACGCTGGAGAGCTACCGCACCGATGTCCCCGACTGGGACGTCGTGATCGACGTCGACGCGCTGGCCGAGGCCGATGGCGAGAACTGGGTGTGGGCTGGCGCCGACGTCATCGAACCGGACCTGACACTCGCCCTGGTCAACCTGTCCCGCGGGGGCTCGGATGCCACCGTCGTACGCGAATTCGACATGCGCACGCGGACTTTCGTCGAGGGCGGCTTCGAGCTGCCGGAGGCCAAGACCGACATCGGTTGGGAGGGGCCGGATGCGGTCATCGTGGGCACCGACTTCGGGCCGGGTTCGCTGACCGACTCCGGTTATCCACGCGTCACCAAGCGCTGGCGACGCGGCGAGCCGCTGTCGGCCGCCGAGACGTTGTTCGAGGGCGAGGTGACCGACGTGAGCGTCGGCGCCGGCTACGACCCCACACCGGGATTCGAACGCCTGCTTGTCTCACGGTCGTTCGACTTCTTCAACCGCAAGCGCTACGAGTTGCGCGGCGGCGAGCTGCTCGAGATCGAGGTGCCCACGGATGCGGGTACGTCCATCCACCGCGAGTGGCTGCTGATCCGGCCGCGCAACGACTGGACGGTCGGCGGCACGACGTACGCGGCAGGCACGCTGCTGGCGACCGAGTACGAGCAATTCCTCTCCGGGACAGTCGATCTCGCCGTGGTGTTCGAACCCGACGAACACACCAGTCTGGAGAGCTACGCCTGGACGCGCGATCGGCTGATCCTGGTCACCCTGGCCGACGTGGCCAGCCGCATCGAGGTCGTCACGCCGGGAACGTGGCAGCGCGAACCGGTTTCGGGCGTACCGCCCAACACCAACACCGTGGTGGTCGACGCCGACGAGTACGGCGACGAGATCCTGCTCGACTCGAGCGGCTTCGACACGCCGTCGCGGCTGCTGTGGGGCCGGGCCGGCGGGGAGCTGACCGAGATCAAGAGTGCGCCTGCGTTCTTCGACGCCTCCGACATCGAGGTTCGCCAACACTTCGTCGCGTCGGCCGACGGCACCATGATCCCCTACTTCGTGGTCGGGCACCGCGACGCGGACGGGCCGGGGAAGACGCTGCTGGGCGGCTACGGCGGGTTCGAGAACTCGAACACCCCCGGCTACGCAGGCGTCCTCGGCCGGCTGTGGCTCTCGCGCGGCGGCACCTACGTGCTGGCGAACATCCGCGGCGGCGGCGAGTACGGACCGCGCTGGCACACCCAGGCGATGCGGGAGGGTAGGCACCTGGTCCACGAGGACTTCGCCGCAGTCGCAGCAGATCTGGTGGCGCGCGGCATCACGACCGTCGACCAACTCGCCGCCCAGGGCGGCAGCAACGGCGGTCTGCTGATGGGCATCATGCTCACCAAGTACCCCGAGCTGTTCGGCGCCCTGGTGTGCAGCGTCCCACTGCTCGACATGAAGCGCTATCACCTGCTGCTGGCCGGGGCGTCCTGGATGGCGGAGTACGGCGACCCCGACGACCCCGACGACTGGGCGTTCATCTCCGAATACTCGCCCTACCAGAACATCTCGGCCGAGCGCACCTATCCCCCGCTGTTGATGACGACGTCGACGCGTGACGATCGCGTGCATCCGGGCCACGCTCGCAAGATGACGGCAGCGCTGGAGGCCGCGGGACACCGGGTCCGGTACTACGAGAACGTGGAGGGCGGGCACGCCGGTGCGGCCGACAACGCGCAGACGGCGTTCCGGTCGGCACTGATCTACGAGTTCCTGCACCGCACGCTCGATCCCACCGTGTAA
- a CDS encoding YkgB family protein: MTTVREHITTGIEPNSPVARLGAGLARYGLVVVIAWIGLLKFTEYEARGIEPLVANSPLMSWVYDVFSVTAFSSLLGVLELATAALIAVAPWWPRVSALGSAIAVGLFVATLSFLFTTPGVFEASAGGFPVLSSTGQFLIKDVALIGIAAWTLVDALRRA, translated from the coding sequence ATGACCACCGTCCGCGAACACATCACCACCGGTATCGAGCCGAACTCTCCGGTAGCGCGACTCGGCGCAGGCCTGGCCCGGTACGGCCTCGTCGTCGTCATCGCGTGGATCGGACTGCTGAAGTTCACCGAGTACGAGGCGCGTGGAATCGAACCGCTGGTGGCGAACTCCCCGCTGATGAGCTGGGTCTACGACGTGTTCTCGGTGACGGCGTTCTCGTCGCTGCTGGGCGTGCTGGAACTCGCGACCGCCGCCCTGATCGCGGTGGCGCCGTGGTGGCCACGGGTGTCAGCGCTGGGCAGCGCCATCGCCGTCGGCTTGTTCGTGGCGACGCTGAGCTTCCTGTTCACGACCCCCGGCGTCTTCGAGGCCTCGGCCGGTGGCTTCCCGGTGCTGTCCTCGACGGGGCAGTTCCTGATCAAGGACGTCGCGCTGATCGGAATCGCGGCGTGGACGCTGGTGGATGCGCTGAGACGGGCCTGA
- a CDS encoding RNA polymerase sigma factor, whose amino-acid sequence MPRSGDDEAALIALLRNGDEAAFACLVDLHTPAMLRVARGYVRSHDVAEDVVQETWIALLKGIDGFEGRSSLRTWLFTVLINVAKARGIRDQRDSDLAVKAFTDGTVDPARFRAAGEEWQGHWRDDAAPTPFPETPEGSVLGDELVAVARRELDKLPERQRVVVTMRDMLGMDSAEVRELLDVSVANQRVLLHRGRAAVRQGLEDYLRDVS is encoded by the coding sequence ATGCCCCGATCGGGTGACGACGAAGCAGCCCTCATCGCCTTGCTGCGCAACGGCGACGAGGCTGCCTTCGCGTGTCTGGTGGATCTGCACACGCCCGCGATGTTGCGCGTCGCCCGCGGTTACGTGCGCAGCCACGACGTGGCCGAGGACGTCGTGCAGGAGACGTGGATCGCGCTGCTCAAGGGCATCGACGGGTTCGAGGGCCGCTCCTCGCTGCGCACCTGGCTGTTCACCGTCCTGATCAACGTCGCCAAGGCGCGCGGCATCCGGGATCAACGCGACTCGGACCTCGCCGTCAAGGCGTTCACCGACGGCACCGTCGACCCCGCCCGGTTCCGGGCGGCCGGCGAGGAATGGCAGGGCCACTGGCGCGACGACGCCGCCCCCACGCCGTTCCCGGAGACGCCGGAGGGCTCGGTGCTCGGCGACGAGCTGGTCGCGGTGGCCCGCCGCGAACTGGACAAGCTGCCGGAGCGCCAACGCGTCGTCGTCACGATGCGCGACATGCTCGGCATGGACTCGGCCGAAGTCCGCGAGCTGCTCGACGTCAGCGTCGCCAACCAACGGGTACTCCTGCATCGCGGTCGCGCGGCGGTCCGGCAGGGCCTCGAAGACTATCTGAGGGACGTGAGCTGA
- a CDS encoding anti-sigma factor family protein — protein sequence MDCNQFVELVTAYLDGSLDVETRSRFDTHVLECDGCDNYLQQFRTTVATLGKVDDADLNPAFRDRLMTAFRDRD from the coding sequence ATGGACTGCAACCAATTCGTCGAACTCGTCACGGCCTATCTCGACGGATCACTCGACGTCGAGACCCGGTCGCGGTTCGACACGCACGTGCTCGAATGCGACGGCTGCGACAACTACCTGCAGCAGTTCCGGACCACGGTCGCCACGCTGGGTAAGGTCGACGACGCGGACCTGAACCCCGCCTTCCGCGACCGGCTGATGACCGCGTTCCGGGATCGGGACTGA
- the ppk2 gene encoding polyphosphate kinase 2 produces MSLDIDIDRYTVRDDDDDDPQLLLVPGGEVVDTWRENYPYDERMRREDYEEQKRLLQIELLKLQKWSQSHGHRHVIVFEGRDAAGKGGTIKRFMEHLNPRGARVVALEKPTERETTQWYFQRYVKHLPAAGELVLFDRSWYNRAGVERVMGYCTPKQHAEFIRQAPLFEQMLVNDGISLTKLWFSVTQAEQRTRFTIRQVDPVRQWKLSPTDLASLDKWDDYTTAKEDMFAWTDTEIAPWTVVKSNDKKRARINAMRYVLGKFDYGNKDHDVVGHADPLIVGRALAD; encoded by the coding sequence GTGAGCTTGGACATCGACATCGACCGCTACACCGTCCGCGACGACGACGACGACGATCCGCAACTGCTGCTCGTCCCGGGTGGCGAGGTCGTCGACACCTGGCGCGAGAACTACCCGTACGACGAGCGCATGCGGCGCGAGGACTACGAGGAGCAGAAGCGGCTGCTGCAGATCGAACTGCTCAAGCTGCAGAAGTGGAGCCAGTCGCACGGGCACCGGCACGTCATCGTGTTCGAGGGCCGCGACGCCGCGGGCAAGGGCGGCACCATCAAGCGGTTCATGGAGCACCTCAACCCGCGCGGCGCCCGCGTCGTCGCGCTGGAGAAGCCCACTGAGCGCGAGACCACGCAGTGGTACTTCCAGCGCTACGTCAAGCACCTGCCCGCCGCAGGCGAACTCGTGCTGTTCGACCGATCCTGGTACAACCGCGCGGGGGTCGAACGGGTGATGGGGTACTGCACGCCCAAGCAGCACGCCGAGTTCATCCGGCAGGCACCGCTGTTCGAACAGATGCTGGTCAACGACGGCATCAGCCTCACGAAACTGTGGTTCTCCGTTACCCAGGCCGAGCAGCGCACCCGGTTCACGATCCGTCAGGTCGACCCCGTTCGGCAGTGGAAGCTCTCGCCCACCGACCTGGCCTCGCTGGACAAGTGGGACGACTACACGACGGCCAAGGAAGACATGTTCGCCTGGACGGACACCGAGATCGCGCCGTGGACCGTGGTGAAGAGCAACGACAAGAAGCGCGCCCGGATCAACGCCATGCGCTACGTCCTCGGTAAGTTCGACTACGGCAACAAGGACCACGACGTGGTCGGCCACGCCGATCCGCTCATCGTGGGGCGTGCACTGGCCGACTGA
- a CDS encoding aldehyde dehydrogenase family protein — translation MTATPEVDAGANSKDVATILNPATGEVAGTVRWTDPADVARIATGLRQAQREWEARGAAGRAKVLARYAVWLGDHREEIESLLIEETGKSATDAAQEVPLLLMILSYYVRTMEKALAPDSRPAALPFLSIKKITVHYRPRALVGIIAPWNYPVANALMDAIGALAAGCSVLLKPSERTPLTAEVLMRGWIDSGAPEVLALAQGAREVSEAVIDSSDFIQFTGSSATGAKVMERAARRLTPVSLELGGKDPMLVLDDADVELAAHAAVWGAFFNAGQTCVSVERVYVMEQVYEQFVDAVVRDVRKLKMGAGEGNAFGALIDESQVAVTEKHVADALAKGAKVLTGGKRPSGPGTFYEPTVLVDVDHSMACMTDETFGPTLPIMKVSSVAEAVRLANDSQYGLSAAVFSRNLERANDVALQLDCGGVNVNDVISNLMCTTAPMGGWKTSGIGARFGGPEGLRKYCRIETVVAPRTNVGAGGNYYNNSPKALKRMNTMMTKLALIRPKRIAK, via the coding sequence ATGACAGCAACGCCTGAAGTCGACGCCGGAGCGAATTCGAAGGACGTCGCCACCATCCTCAACCCCGCCACCGGCGAGGTCGCGGGCACGGTCCGCTGGACCGACCCCGCCGACGTCGCCCGCATCGCCACCGGTCTGCGGCAGGCGCAGCGCGAATGGGAGGCCCGCGGCGCCGCGGGCCGAGCCAAGGTGCTCGCCCGCTACGCAGTCTGGCTCGGCGACCACCGCGAGGAGATCGAGTCGCTGCTGATCGAGGAGACCGGCAAGTCCGCCACCGACGCCGCGCAGGAGGTGCCGCTGCTGCTGATGATCCTGTCGTACTACGTCAGGACCATGGAGAAGGCGCTGGCCCCGGACAGCCGTCCTGCCGCGCTGCCGTTCCTGTCGATCAAGAAGATCACCGTGCACTACCGGCCCCGCGCGCTGGTCGGCATCATCGCGCCGTGGAACTACCCGGTCGCCAATGCGCTCATGGACGCGATCGGCGCACTGGCCGCGGGCTGTTCGGTGCTGCTCAAGCCGTCCGAGCGCACGCCGCTGACCGCCGAGGTATTGATGCGCGGCTGGATCGACTCCGGCGCACCCGAGGTGCTCGCACTCGCACAGGGCGCGCGTGAGGTGTCCGAGGCCGTCATCGACAGCTCCGACTTCATCCAGTTCACCGGCTCCAGCGCGACCGGCGCCAAGGTGATGGAGCGCGCTGCCCGCCGGTTGACCCCCGTCAGCCTCGAACTCGGCGGCAAGGACCCCATGCTCGTGCTCGACGACGCCGACGTCGAACTGGCCGCCCACGCCGCGGTGTGGGGCGCATTCTTCAACGCCGGCCAGACCTGCGTGTCGGTCGAGCGGGTGTACGTCATGGAGCAGGTCTACGAGCAGTTCGTCGACGCCGTGGTGCGCGACGTGCGCAAGCTGAAGATGGGCGCCGGCGAGGGCAACGCCTTCGGCGCGCTGATCGACGAGAGCCAGGTCGCCGTCACCGAGAAGCACGTCGCCGATGCGCTGGCCAAGGGCGCCAAAGTGCTGACCGGCGGCAAGCGCCCGTCGGGCCCGGGCACCTTCTACGAGCCCACCGTGCTCGTCGACGTCGACCACTCGATGGCCTGCATGACCGACGAGACCTTTGGACCGACGCTGCCGATCATGAAGGTGTCGAGCGTGGCCGAGGCCGTGCGCCTGGCCAACGACAGCCAGTACGGGCTGAGTGCCGCGGTGTTCTCCCGCAACCTCGAGCGCGCCAACGACGTTGCACTGCAACTGGATTGCGGTGGCGTCAACGTCAACGACGTCATCTCCAACCTGATGTGCACCACCGCGCCGATGGGCGGCTGGAAGACCTCGGGCATCGGCGCCCGGTTCGGCGGACCCGAGGGGCTGCGCAAGTACTGCCGCATCGAGACGGTGGTCGCACCGCGCACCAACGTCGGCGCCGGCGGCAACTACTACAACAACTCGCCGAAGGCGCTCAAGCGGATGAACACGATGATGACCAAGCTGGCGCTCATCCGGCCCAAGCGAATCGCGAAGTAG
- a CDS encoding phosphatase PAP2 family protein produces MSGPAIRWWPVVGLSAVFLLGLVVGKRSTPLDDWFSTTGELHPDLGYLLFFTDPPVIAALLAVALLTALWRRRWRLAVAVVATPAVALVLMRVLKRVFGRTKGDDPETLAYPSGHVTVTVAVLGMVVIVVGARLWAVVAASVAAVLAAAGQSFTYHYFTDTIGALLLATSVVCVAAMAVGLDRCQPGCDVRHSTG; encoded by the coding sequence ATGAGCGGACCCGCGATCCGCTGGTGGCCCGTGGTCGGGCTCTCGGCGGTGTTCCTGCTTGGCCTGGTGGTCGGGAAGCGCTCGACGCCACTCGACGACTGGTTCTCCACCACCGGTGAGCTGCACCCCGATCTGGGGTACCTGCTGTTCTTCACCGACCCGCCCGTCATCGCGGCGCTGTTGGCCGTCGCACTGCTCACCGCGCTGTGGCGCAGGCGGTGGCGGCTCGCCGTCGCGGTGGTGGCCACGCCCGCCGTCGCGCTGGTGCTCATGCGGGTACTCAAGCGCGTGTTCGGGCGGACCAAGGGCGACGACCCGGAGACGCTGGCCTACCCGAGCGGGCACGTGACGGTGACCGTGGCCGTGCTCGGCATGGTGGTCATCGTGGTCGGCGCGCGGCTGTGGGCGGTGGTCGCGGCGTCGGTGGCGGCGGTGCTCGCCGCGGCAGGTCAATCCTTCACCTACCACTACTTCACCGACACGATCGGCGCTCTGCTGCTCGCCACGTCGGTCGTGTGCGTGGCCGCGATGGCCGTCGGACTTGACAGGTGTCAACCCGGGTGCGACGTGCGTCACAGCACTGGCTAG